The DNA window TACTCCCTAATTAAAAATGTTGTCTCATGGCTCTTTCAGGTTATGAATTGACTGGTTTAGCTAGAGGTGGGGAACAGCTGGCCAAACTGAAGAGGAATTATGCCAAAGCAGTGGAACTACTGGTGGAGCTAGCTTCACTGCAGGTGTGTTGCAACAGGGAGCTCTCCAGCTTGGCTTCTCACAGTCACGTGGGCAACATTGGGGCTTGTGTTGGAGCACACTCAACTCAGATGACCCTTTGTGTGAAACAAGCCTAAACATCTGACTTCTGAAGTGGCCAGCGGCTTCAGCTCATCTGTCTTTGCTCTTTATTAGTAAAGTGCATACGTGGTGCTCCACTCCAAGGAGTGCTGTGACATGGttcctttatgtgtatgtgtatgtggttcATTATGAGTGAATGCTTCTCTGTAGAAACTGCATTAGCTCTATAGAAATCGCATGTGCATTTTCTGTTTCTAAGGCAGGCTGAAAAAGAGTTAATTGTTTCTGGGTTCCCAAATGTTTTTTATGAGTGCAGTCTGAGTGGGGTCAAGTGAACAGGCGTGACTGATCATGGAGATGTGCGCTTGTCATTAAtttgtccttttattttagacTTCCTTTGTTACTCTGGATGAAGCCATTAAGATAACGAACAGGCGTGTAAATGCCATTGAGCATGGTGAGTCAAAGCTGCTGGGAAGCTCTTTGTTCCTCCCCCGCCCCGTCCACTTGTTAGACAGCTGCCAGGACTCAGGCCCAGCACTCCAGATTGAGAGGTGAGATGTTCCCCTGCCACAGTGGAGAGACAAATGTGTCCGTCAGTGAGAAAGCACAGAGATGCACCCTGAGGGAGTACCAGGTCAGAATGCCATACACCTCCCGTCGTTCATGCAGTTAGCAAAGTAGAAGTTCTATTCCTTAGGAGCCTTAGTGCTTTCTTAAGTTCTGTCCATTGGATgagtgattgttttgttttttaacacatTAAATCTTTAAATCTCTCCTTTAGGCTATTGTCTCATTTTACTacgtttattttcttttatcccattattttaaaaatacaactatgTTAACAATGTTCTTGGCTGAAGAACTCAGTTTCtttgaaagaaatgtttatttagcCTTAGGTAAGAGAGGAACAAGAACCGAAGCAAAGAAAGTCCTTAGTCCTTCAGTTGATGCCCTGATAGTATTATGCCACCTGAAAATACAGATGGCATGTTACTTGGTGGTGCCTCAGAGCAGGCTTGGCAaatactgtaccactgagctacaccattACCCCAGAAACACAGTTCTTGTCTGCTTTTTAGTGtcagtctttgtttcattgaacTTCCATCAAAACAAAATGGGTAAGGATAATAGTTCTCAACTTCAGAGAGCTCACATTACAGGAGGACGATAGGAACACTGATATGTAAAGCAGAGAGCGGAGTGACATATATAATGGTCACAGCatttctctatctttctctctctctctctgagacaaagtttctctgtgtgtctttggagcctatcctggaactcactttgtagaccaggctggcctcgagatccgcctgcctctacctcccgagcactgggattaaaggtgtgttccaccactgcctggctcttcctCTCAGTTTTTAGCCATGGTATTTTAGTGTATTTAAGCTAATGCCTGTGACTTATTGTTACTTGTTCAGGTATACTTAGTATCCAGTGTTACATCTGTTTTGGCCCACTATTGGTATCTGTATGTAGAAAAGATACTGGAAGGGTACATACCAAAATAATTTCAAGGTAATTTTATTTGGCTGGACTAcatctgattttaattttttgtgttttttattttccaagttcTCTGCATTAAGTGTATGTTATTTCTacaattagaaaataattacTGTACAGCTAAATACTGGTAGTTTTTTGAAAGGGCATTTAAGTTctcacatatgtatatttttaaactctAGTTATCATTCCCCGGATTGAACGCACCCTTGCCTATATTATCACAGAGCTGGATGAGAGAGAGCGAGAAGAATTCTATAGGTTTGTTGAATTGGCActtaatggttttgtttttgttttccccataCACTACAATCTGGGTTTGCTCAGTGACTAATGCACTTGCATAAGcggtttattttattctgttgaataaaaacaagaaattaataTTGGGCATGTGGTGCTTGcttataatctcagaactcagaagacaAGACTGTAAGCtgaaagctagcctgggctatatcaAAACATATACTCTGAGAACATcaaactgaaagaagaaataacagcTGTCCCCTTTTCCTGCATTTTGATCTTCCATTTGAGTTTATCTTGGTTAACAGTTACAGTCCAAAAATGTTACATGAGAAATTAAAGACCAAGTATGTAGATTTTCAATTGGATGCTCTTCCAAGTGTCATGAGACATCAAGGTGCTATGCTATTTATTAGATGAAGCATTATTTCAGCTAACATAACCACCCTGTACACTACCTGCTGTCAATCACTTGGTAGTTGTCATCAGAGCAGCTGTCAGCTGTCACATTACTGTGGTTCTTGTATTCACAGAGGCTGTGTTTTCCTTAAGAGGTGAAAATTTTTGACTTAAAACAAAAACGCTAATCCCTTACTGtacttaatttttaagttaaactTTACCAATTTTTAATCACACTTCCCTTCTACTAAGGGTAGACTATGTACGAAGAAGCATACTATGCAAACTTGGTTTCAGATCTTCAGGTCTCAGAGCATATCCACGGCAGAGTGGGGCAACCGTATTTCCAAAGGTGGTGGAGATCCGTATCATGTTTTGCACATAGATCAAACATGGCACCATCAAAAATTTATGCCTTTTAGAAAAACTAGTAAgattattctttaaaacaaaaggagTTGAGTGTCTCCTACATAAAACCTGAGATGAGAAATGAATCGAGCAAGCCACACACTGCACATTGAATACTTGGGCATTCCCAATTAATGAATCACACTGCACATTATGTGGTGAGAAAAACGACGCCCACAGCTTGTTTGTGAAGATTTAGAGCGGTGGGGTAAATACTAAACTAAGTTTGCATAAGTGGAGGGTGGGTAGGTGAGAGGAACGTTCAGGGcagcaggctggtctcagatcTTGAAACAGCTCAGTGTGACATAGAATTGTAGTTACCATTCATTTTCAGGGTTGTAGTGATCCAGAATCTGTACCATTACAGGATGGATTTCAAGTTTTATTCAATGTAGTCTAGGGTATCTGCAATCAGATATTAATAGCTATTTCCCTCAAACATTTTAAGATGACAGAAAATGAAAGTCAGATTCTAATTGTCCCATGTTTATTGCCTAGTTACAAATCCTGAAGACATTCAGTTCCTTTGAACTGAAAACAGCATTTTCAAAGTCCCCTTCTTGCAGGttaaagaaaatacaggagaagaaaaagattATCAAGGAAAAATTCGAGAAGGAGTTGGAGTATCGGAGAGCAGCTGGAGAAGTGATGGAGCCTGCCAACCTGCTGGCTGAGGAGAAGGACGAGGACCTGCTGTTCGAGTAACGGCCCCTTTGCTCCCTCAGACCCAGCACCAGCTCCGTGTTAACCCAGTGTATAGGTTCGGTATATGTGGCTATTTATTTTGGCATAAGAATTCCCTGGCTTTAAGATTTATCGGGATGTCCTgtaagactatttctcctgcatTGTGATTCAGCAACCAGTTATCACAGTTGAATGAGATGTGTAAAACTTGCCCAGTAACTTACATAATTTCCTCTGTGAAAGCGTCTTAGGATTCTATTTACAGTAGCTTCACTGGTACTTACACACATTCGTGGTTTCAGCCAACTGCTGGTGCAGCTTTTGTCCTACCCACTTGCAAACCATGGCACTGTGCAGCCACTGTTGTGTTACTGTGGTCGCAGCTCTACATCTATTTTTCTTTGCACGCTAAGTCTGTCTGTAATGGAAGCAGTTCTGCCCATTTAAATGTGACTTATGAACAGAGTAAAAcgattttaaaaacatgttgtttctctttctttttactaAGAATGGTGATTATGccttgtcgtgacccagcatatctcagccttagtccatgaggttctacctgagtgggggtgtgtggacctggaagcttcgcggaacccaatggcgataaagaccaaacacaggcatcttgtcatcttcagagagctctcagttccatgttgtggaactggagtcatttctttattagtcatcttttctggtgtttcttaaccatcctgctaatactacgaggcagccatttctctctttgttttctcgCTGTCCTGGCCGCTCGCCCCTTGGCTCCTAACCTGTCCTCCCAAGTTACTCATACCTCTagctcctctgcccaggtgagggcctattcagatgcttaggcacatacagatgcaaattaggaggcatatcaccttaggccatggtaaacagtaacagcctagtgttaattaacaatacaatggtgacccgGTCCCCCACCATGCCTTTAGTTTCAGATAAGTGACCCTACTGGCACTCACATCTTTTCCCAGAGACATGTAGCTACGGGCCTTTTCTTATTCCCTATCTCAGTGTGTCACTaggtttatttgagacagttaCTATATTTTGGAATACTAATAAGTGACTGCCAGTGCTAAATAAGACTTCATAATTATTTCCCTCTAATCTAAGAATGAGACTAATTCTTACTTTGGACTAATCAGAATACTTTTTGCTGTTTTAGAAGCAATAACAGTTTGTTCTCTTTTATGAAGATGAGATGCCAAAGTGGACCAGGAGTGTCTTGAATTTTCAGTATTGTCTGATTTGTCTTGATTATCTGATTACTCAGACTTTAATGCAGCCAGTTCCAGGACTCTGGGCTTGACTGGGCATGGTACAGATCTTAGTTATGAGAGTGACACTAGCATTAATATAATCTGATAACTGCTATCACTAGGTAGACTTTTAAAGATGTTAAATGATTTTTGTAGATATTTAGGATTATTTACCAGGTACTTagtgttttatgtgtttatgttctCAAAATGACCaaataagttttttgtttttgtttaagtgGCCCTAGGGagtgaacccagagcttcatgctaAGGAAGCATTTATGTTAAGTCACCACACCAGtctaaaaataagtattttagcCCATTCCATGGAATAAAGATTGAGACACATAGGAGCTTGAATaattgcttttaaattaaaaagctggAAAATGGTGTTGATGAACCTAAGTTTAAGTCCAAATAGTCTAATATATAGTATTTAGCTGGGTAgtgatggtacacgcctttaatcccagcactcgggaggcagagtaacaagatatcaccacaaaaatgtattaatttgttttgtttataggtATGTAAAGGTGGAGAAATTTGTGTACCACAGTTCACACAAGTCAGCTTTTCCTtttaccatatgggtcccaggatGGAACTCAAGCTGTGGGACCTGGGGTCAGGCACcttccattgagccatctcagtgATCCTACCTTCAGATGTTCACACttaactttttgtcttttttggtgtgtgcatgtacatgcttgcatgtgcacatggaggccagaagacaaccttgggaACTATTTCTAAGGACCTGCCtaccttgtttgtttgcttgctaggCTAGCCTAGCAGGTTAGCGAGCCCCAGGGAACTATCTCTGTCTTTCCCATGCTTGGTTTAtaagcatgtactaccatgctGCTTTTTTTCTACATGGGTTCTTGGCAGGGTATTGAACTCAGAGTCTTTTGGCAAACTCTTCAGTAATCTTTCAGCCCAcattcattttattcttcttgtttcttccatatttaaggtagcctgtctcAGAGAAGCTGATTTGTACGAAACCAGATGTAGCTCATAGGAGAAAATGTCAGGTTCAGAGTCAGTTCAGTACCCAAGTTCATAGCTGGGTAACATTGAACTGTCCAGCAATCAACTTCCCAGTATCTTGGTGAGGTGTAAACTGTACTGTTTCAGTATGCCTGTGGAGAAATTGGGCGGCTTATATAGGTCAAAGGGTACAGGTGGAATGAATACAAGGGGAATGATCTCAGAGGCATAATCCTTGAGCACTGGGCACTGCTTTTAgtttgaattttaagaaaaacattggACCAAAGGAATTTCGGTTTCTCATGCAGCATCAGCATCAGTAAAGCTCTGGTACTTAACTGGGCATGCTTCAACTGTCCACAGATTGACAGGTGTGTTccttttgaaataggatcttatGTTCCAAGGTGGTCTGGAACTCCTGCATGCTGGAATTGTAGACATGCACCATCAGGTTCAGCTAAGATTTTAGAGGACTTTATGGCTTTATGTTAAAAAGTCAAGATTACATAGTGGGTAAATGTTGGGTTTGGCTAGGAGTGAGATGGTCCAAAGGGGACAGATCAGGAATAGAAAAGAAAGCTGGAGtacattgttagacccccgggagatcaggcctccagaatctcagcccaggactgcagccaccccaatcaccatgcggaggcagaaacttgatgcaaacagcacgaggctttattatagttgttaaacgagctaaccccatgttagctcgggtctttcattcactagccatggcagatggctagaaaagacagctcgaagcgtctacatagagatcttattgggcagcataaggggagtgtctaggggtatgcacaggctcaggattggtgtgcctccaggcttggagggcttgccctgtgtcgattggtcaactggttgttatggcccgtaggccctcccagggtggttgctatgctctgtgtgtcattgctgtgcacttatccgtaaagcacacccagaaccgtaaagcatagcaccaccagctaacttctgattggttccttgccaccaggcaggcatctgacctcctagtgactaaagcaaggtcagacaagcacgtgttcggctgttaggCTGCCGTGTTTATGATTTGTGATCTTTGGGAGAAATGAAGTATGTGCCAACAACTCAAATATTCTCAAATCCCTGGCTACCCCAAAAAGAATTTGCCTGTTAATACCTCTTCTCtctgaaaagttttgttttttccagctcTGAGTTGGCTAttttgtcccttccttccttccttccttccttccttccttccttccttccttccttccttccttccttccttccttccttccttccttccttttttgagacagggtttctctgtgtagctttggagcttgtcctggaacttgttctgtagaccaagctggcctctgcctcccaagggctgggattaaaggcgtgcgccgccgccgccaccaccaccccgtTGAGTTGACTATTTTCAATAGTTTTAGCTTAAAGGCTAGGTGTagtggccagcctggtttacatagtgagttccagtacagccaggactctgtagaaagaccctgtctcataaaaacaagtTTCTTGTTTGTTCCAACCAATAAAGAAATAGGACTGACCATCTATGCCATTAAAGGACAACCCATGACAAATTACATTCTATTTGTATTCCACTCAGAGATTCCAGCAGTGTTGCTTCTGACAAACCCTTGGAAGAGGAGTGGTCTATATTTGCACAAACCTTAGATaggaacataataaaagaaagtatttatggCTTCTTTGATTTGAaatagttttgctttttatttttacaatacaATGTGCAGTAAGACATCTCAAGATAACAAGTAGAGAAACAAGACAGTACAAAGGGAGATCAACAACGAATGCCAACGTAATTACCTTCATTAAGGATGAATCCCTGTTTAATATTTTCTACACATTCACAAAAATTACATTCAAATCATTCCTTGTCAGTATTTACTCCTTAGGCcatgagagaaggaaaacaatccACACACTAGATTTCCATAGAAAACTAATCTGGACTAGTCTAAATACTAATGTCCTATTTGTTCTGACATAGGGAAATTCAAGAAATGATGGTTCTTCCTTGTTTGGGTTTCCCGAGAACATGTCATTAGCTGATATTGTCtactttgtttctgagacaggatctcatgtggcTGATGGTAACTGTGAGCTGctgtcccttctgcttccactTTCAAAGCTCTGGGACTACAGCTATGAACCCCATGTTGGTTTTCTGTGGTGTTGGGGATCTAGacagggctttgtgaatgctaggtagtactctaccaactgagctatgttccTGCCAACCACAATATCATTTCTGAGGCTTCCCTAGCACTGCAGTTTCCAATCAGAACCACAGAGGGATAGGGAATTGAACTGGCCCTCACACTGTACAATTACAGTTATAacagagctttttttttctttttttttttaagcacagcTAAACTTTTCACTGTTCAGGGACTATTATTGAGCATTATTAGATTCATAATCACTAGGATTTAGAAAATTTCAGGATATATACTATCCATGTATGGATATGAGTAAAGTTAGGATCTTACTGACTTTGAAAAATCTCAGTCTAAAAGAATCC is part of the Cricetulus griseus strain 17A/GY chromosome 5, alternate assembly CriGri-PICRH-1.0, whole genome shotgun sequence genome and encodes:
- the Atp6v1d gene encoding V-type proton ATPase subunit D isoform X1 yields the protein MSGKDRIEIFPSRMAQTIMKARLKGAQTGRNLLKKKSDALTLRFRQILKKIIETKMLMGEVMREAAFSLAEAKFTAGDFSTTVIQNVNKAQVKIRAKKDNVAGVTLPVFEHYHEGTDSYELTGLARGGEQLAKLKRNYAKAVELLVELASLQTSFVTLDEAIKITNRRVNAIEHVIIPRIERTLAYIITELDEREREEFYRLKKIQEKKKIIKEKFEKELEYRRAAGEVMEPANLLAEEKDEDLLFE